In the genome of Lactobacillus intestinalis, the window GCGAGCGACCAAGAGATTAGTAAAGCATATCGTAAATTAGCTAAAAAGTATCACCCAGATTTGAATCATGAGCCAGGAGCCGAAGAAAAGTATAAAGAAGTTAATGAAGCTTATGAAGTACTTCATGATAAGCAAAAGCGTGCCCAGTATGATCAATTTGGATCTGCTGGTGTAAACGGTCAAGGCGGCTTTGGCGGTGCTGGTCAAGGTGCATATGGCGGCCAAGGCTTTGGTGGGTTTAGTGATTTTGGTGATATCTTTAACGATTTCTTTGGTGGAGCTAGCCAACAAAGACAAGTAGATCCAACTGCTCCTCAACGTGGTCAAGACCTGGATTATACTTTAACTATTGATTTCATGGATGCGATTAAAGGTAAAAAGACTCAAGTTAGTTATACCCGTAGCGAAACTTGTGAAACTTGTGGTGGAAACGGCTGTGAAAAGGGTACTCATCCAATTACTTGTGATAAGTGTCATGGTACGGGTTATATGACTGTTACTCAACAATCACTGCTTGGCATGATTCGTCGTCAAACAGTTTGTGACAAGTGCCAAGGTCGCGGCGTAATTATTGAACATCCATGTAACACTTGCCATGGTAAGGGAACTGTTGATAAGACTAATACGATTGAAGTTGATATTCCAGCTGGTATTGATAATGGTCAACAACTTCGTTATGAAGGTCAAGGTGAAGCTGGTAAAAATGGTGGACCTTACGGAGACTTGTACATTAGTTATCGTATTAAGCCATCTAAAGAATTTGAAAGACGTGGTAATACAATCTATACCACTATTCCAATTTCATTTGCGCAAGCAACTTTGGGTGATGAAATTAAGGTTAAGACTGTGCATGGGGATGTAGATTTAAAGATTCCAGCAGGTACTCAACCTAATAAGAAATTTACCATTAAGGGTGAAGGAGTTCCTTATCTTAGAGGAAATGGCAATGGTGATCAAATTACCACTGTTGAAGTTAAGATTCCAAAACATGTCAATGAAAAGCAAAAAGAAGCTTTAGTTGACTTTGTAAAGGCTAGTGGGGAATCTATTACTCCTCAAGGAAAAGGCTTCTTTGAAAGACTTAAAGATAAGCTGAATGGTGATTAGTCAAAATGTCTCAATACTCTGTAGTTAGTATTGAGACATTTTTCGTTTTTGATTTCATCTCTTTTCAATGCTTTGATATAATTAATAAAAGAAGAATTAAAGGGTGCATGTAATTTATGGATTTAGAAAAATTAAAAGACTATCAAAAACATATTCGTAACTTTTCAATTGTTGCCCATATTGATCATGGTAAGTCAACAATTGCCGATAGAATTTTGGAATTAACCGATACGGTTTCGGAAAGACAATTAAAAAATCAAATGCTTGATGATATGCCACTGGAACGTCAACGTGGAATTACAATCAAGATGAACTCAGTTGAAGTTAAATATCATGCAAAAGATGGAGAAGATTATATTTTCCACTTAATTGATACACCAGGACACGTGGACTTTTCCTATGAAGTTTCTCGATCTTTGGCTGCTTGTGAAGGGGCACTTTTAGTTGTTGATGCTTCACAAGGTGTGCAAGCTCAGACTTTGGCTAATACTTATTTGGCTATTGATGACGATTTGGAAATTTTACCGGTTATTAATAAGATCGATTTACCATCTGCGGATCCGGATAATGCTAAAGAGGAAATTGAAGAAATGCTGGGCTTAGATGCTTCTGATGCAGTTGAAGTTTCAGGGAAAACTGGCCAAGGAATTGCTGAAATGCTTGAAAAAATTGTTACTGATATTCCAGCTCCTACAGGCGATTTGCAAGCTCCGCTTAAAGCTTTGATTTTTGACTCAAAATATGATGATTATCGAGGGGTAGTTTTATCAGTTAGAATTGAGGATGGAACGGTTAAGCCTGGTGATCAGATTCAAATTATGAATACTGGTAAAACATATGAAGTAACTGAAGTCGGTGTTTCCAGTCCCCATCCCGTTAAAAAAGATATTTTAGTAGCGGGGGATGTAGGTTATTTAACGGCTAATATAAAATCAGTTCGTGAAACTCGAGTAGGTGATACGATTACTGATGCCAATAATCCAACAGCAGAACCACTTCCAGGCTATCGTCAAATTCCACCAATGGTTTACTCAGGTATGTATCCGGTTGATAATCGCGACTATGATGATTTAAAGGAAGCTCTTCAAAAATTGCAATTAAATGATGCGGCTTTGGAATTTGAGCCTGAAACTTCTACTGCTTTAGGTTTTGGATTCCGTTGTGGCTTCTTAGGATTGCTTCACATGGATGTTGTGCAGGAACGCCTAGAGCAAGAATTTGGTCTGGATTTGATTATGACGGCACCGAGTGTTGACTACCATGCAATTATGAATGATGGGACAACTAAGGTGATTGATAATCCATCCGATTTGCCAGATGCTGGTGAATATAAAGAAGTACAAGAACCTTATGTTAAAGCTGAAATTATGGTCCCAAATGATTTTGTCGGTCCTGTAATGGAGCTTTGTCAACGTAAGCGTGGTGAATTTGTCACGATGGATTATCTTGATAAGTATCGTGTAAATGTCATTTATAATATGCCGTTAGCTGAAATTATTTTTGACTTTTTTGATGATTTAAAATCTTCAACTAAGGGTTATGCCTCACTTGATTATGAAATTACCGGTTATCGGGCAACTGATTTAGTTAAGATTGATATCTTACTTAACAAGGAACCGATTGATGCCTTGAGTTTTATTGCTCATAGAAGTGAAGCCCAGGATCGTGCTCGTCAAATGACATCAATGCTTAAAAAGCTTATCCCAAGACAAAACTTTGAAGTGGATATTCAAGGTGCTATTGGAGCTAAGATTATTTCTCGTGCCACTATTAAGCCATATCGTAAAGACGTTACTTGGAAGATTCACACTGGTGACCCAGATAGACGTGCTAAGCTTCTTGAAAAGCAGAAGCGTGGAAAGAAGCGGATGAAGGCTGTGGGCCGAGTAGAAGTGCCACAAGATGCCTTTATGGCTGTTCTTAAGATGAATGATGATGACATTAAGGGGAAGTAGACCATGGCTGAAAATAAGAAGAAGCGAAATGTTGGTCAAATTCTTTTAAGAATTGCAGCCATCATTCTGTTAATTGTTGGTTTAATTCTCATCTTTAATCGACAAATTCGGAATCAAATGGTGCGACAAAATCAATCTAAAGCACTAGGTTCATTAACTGCTGAAAAGATTGAAAAAAACCAAAAAAAGAAAGGGATGTATGACTTTAGCAAAGTTAAAGAAATTGACTTCGCCCAAGTTACACGTTCTCAAGTTAAAAATAATTCTGATGCCATTGGAGCAATGGCTATTCCTGATATAAACATGTATTTACCAGTCATGCTTGGATTGTCAGATGATGCAATGTCAACTGGCGGAGGAACCATGCGTGATGGAGAAGTGATGGGTCAAGGTAACTTTGCTTTAGCAGGTCACTATATGACTTCTAAAGGAGTGCTTTTTTCACCGCTAGAAGATTCAAAAAAAGGTCAATTAATTTATTTGACTAATTTAAAGAAGATTTTTGTTTATAAAATCTATATGAAAAAGAAAGTTAATCCATACGCTGTCTGGCTAGTTAACAACACTAAAAAGCCAATTGTAACTTTAATTACGTGTGCTGATGGTGGAGTTAATCGCTGGGCTGTACGAGGAAATTTGATTAAGACTGAACAGGCAACGAATAAGAATTTACAGGTGTTTAAACTTAAATAATGAAGTGGAAACAAAGAAATGCGGAGCCGTTAGATCCTAACTTAATTCAAGAATATCAACTTAGTCCAATTGCGGCTAAGTTGTTTTCTTTGCGGGGAATTAATACGGCTGAAAAATTGGATTTTTGGTTTAATAGTAGTGAAGAGGATTTGGCAGATCCCTCATTAATGCATGATCTTGATAAGGCGGTTGAGCGAATTAATCAAGCGATTGACAGAGGAGAAAAAATTACTATTTATGGGGATTATGATGCTGATGGAATTACTTCAACTGCAATTATGGTGGAAACTCTAGGTATTCTAGGTGCTGATGTGCACTATTTTATTCCTAACCGCTTTAAAGAGGGATATGGTCCAAATCTTGATAACTATAAAAAGATTGTTGCAGATGGAACTAAACTCATTATTACGGTAGATAATGGGGTAACCGGCGTCGATGAAGTAGCTTATGCTAAAACAGAAGGTGTCGATACGATTATTACCGATCATCATACTTTCCAAGAAAAAGTGCCAGATTCTTATGCTTTAGTTCATTGCAATTATCCAGGTCAAACTTATCCTTTTGATGATTATTGTGGGGCTGGTGTAGCTTATACACTTTGCCGGAAGTTAATGGAAGATCCTTTACCAGAATTACTCGATTTAGTGATGATTGGGACCATTGGGGATATGGTTAAGGTGAGTGGAGAAGGTCATATTATTGTTAAGCGTGGTTTGGAAATCTTCAATCGTACCGATCGACCAGGATTGCGTGCTTTGGTTAAAAA includes:
- the dnaJ gene encoding molecular chaperone DnaJ, whose translation is MLAQDYYKTLGVDRNASDQEISKAYRKLAKKYHPDLNHEPGAEEKYKEVNEAYEVLHDKQKRAQYDQFGSAGVNGQGGFGGAGQGAYGGQGFGGFSDFGDIFNDFFGGASQQRQVDPTAPQRGQDLDYTLTIDFMDAIKGKKTQVSYTRSETCETCGGNGCEKGTHPITCDKCHGTGYMTVTQQSLLGMIRRQTVCDKCQGRGVIIEHPCNTCHGKGTVDKTNTIEVDIPAGIDNGQQLRYEGQGEAGKNGGPYGDLYISYRIKPSKEFERRGNTIYTTIPISFAQATLGDEIKVKTVHGDVDLKIPAGTQPNKKFTIKGEGVPYLRGNGNGDQITTVEVKIPKHVNEKQKEALVDFVKASGESITPQGKGFFERLKDKLNGD
- the lepA gene encoding translation elongation factor 4 — encoded protein: MDLEKLKDYQKHIRNFSIVAHIDHGKSTIADRILELTDTVSERQLKNQMLDDMPLERQRGITIKMNSVEVKYHAKDGEDYIFHLIDTPGHVDFSYEVSRSLAACEGALLVVDASQGVQAQTLANTYLAIDDDLEILPVINKIDLPSADPDNAKEEIEEMLGLDASDAVEVSGKTGQGIAEMLEKIVTDIPAPTGDLQAPLKALIFDSKYDDYRGVVLSVRIEDGTVKPGDQIQIMNTGKTYEVTEVGVSSPHPVKKDILVAGDVGYLTANIKSVRETRVGDTITDANNPTAEPLPGYRQIPPMVYSGMYPVDNRDYDDLKEALQKLQLNDAALEFEPETSTALGFGFRCGFLGLLHMDVVQERLEQEFGLDLIMTAPSVDYHAIMNDGTTKVIDNPSDLPDAGEYKEVQEPYVKAEIMVPNDFVGPVMELCQRKRGEFVTMDYLDKYRVNVIYNMPLAEIIFDFFDDLKSSTKGYASLDYEITGYRATDLVKIDILLNKEPIDALSFIAHRSEAQDRARQMTSMLKKLIPRQNFEVDIQGAIGAKIISRATIKPYRKDVTWKIHTGDPDRRAKLLEKQKRGKKRMKAVGRVEVPQDAFMAVLKMNDDDIKGK
- a CDS encoding class A sortase; this translates as MAENKKKRNVGQILLRIAAIILLIVGLILIFNRQIRNQMVRQNQSKALGSLTAEKIEKNQKKKGMYDFSKVKEIDFAQVTRSQVKNNSDAIGAMAIPDINMYLPVMLGLSDDAMSTGGGTMRDGEVMGQGNFALAGHYMTSKGVLFSPLEDSKKGQLIYLTNLKKIFVYKIYMKKKVNPYAVWLVNNTKKPIVTLITCADGGVNRWAVRGNLIKTEQATNKNLQVFKLK